A part of Terriglobales bacterium genomic DNA contains:
- a CDS encoding DUF2911 domain-containing protein: MRNKILVPAILLILGVTLYAQQDKSKRPSPPGQASVAFADGKKITIDYSRPKTNDPKSGQPRKIFGSLVPYGEVWRTGANEATSFVTEADLMVGSAHVPAGHYTLYTLPQESGWKLIISKKTGQWGTPYPGEADDLARLDMKVQKLTSPVDPFTISLDKTGDKAAVLKMSWENTQASVDITEH; encoded by the coding sequence ATGCGCAACAAAATTCTCGTGCCAGCCATTCTCTTGATCTTGGGCGTTACCCTGTACGCTCAGCAGGACAAGAGCAAGCGCCCCAGCCCGCCCGGCCAAGCCAGCGTGGCCTTCGCCGATGGAAAGAAGATCACCATCGACTACAGCCGGCCCAAGACTAACGACCCCAAGAGCGGGCAGCCCCGCAAAATTTTCGGCAGTCTCGTGCCTTATGGCGAAGTCTGGCGAACCGGCGCCAACGAAGCCACGTCGTTCGTCACCGAGGCGGATCTCATGGTGGGCAGCGCCCACGTTCCCGCCGGCCACTACACGCTTTACACCCTGCCTCAAGAAAGCGGCTGGAAATTAATCATCAGCAAGAAAACCGGCCAATGGGGAACTCCCTACCCCGGCGAAGCTGACGACCTGGCGCGCCTCGACATGAAAGTGCAGAAACTGACGTCACCTGTTGATCCCTTCACCATCTCTCTCGACAAGACAGGGGACAAGGCGGCGGTGTTAAAGATGTCGTGGGAAAACACCCAGGCCAGCGTTGACATCACTGAGCACTGA
- a CDS encoding zinc ribbon domain-containing protein — MKRSEVLMPVYEYFCEACKKEFEKTLTLHEHDKNKITCPKCGSRQVQQMAAAFTAVTSKKS, encoded by the coding sequence ATGAAACGCAGTGAGGTGCTTATGCCGGTATACGAATACTTCTGCGAGGCCTGCAAAAAAGAATTCGAAAAGACCCTCACACTCCACGAACACGACAAGAACAAAATCACCTGCCCGAAATGCGGCAGCAGGCAGGTACAGCAGATGGCCGCGGCCTTCACCGCCGTGACCTCAAAGAAAAGTTAG
- the gcvPB gene encoding aminomethyl-transferring glycine dehydrogenase subunit GcvPB has product MKDINARITKATMHVTQNEGLIMEKSSPGKKAYKLPPLDVPEVDAGKLLGAVERHEPAELPEVSEIEVIRHFTRLSTWNYGVDTGMYPLGSCTMKYNARINEVVARLDGLANAHPYQPERISQGALKILRQLSDCLLEITGMDAITLQPAAGAQGELTGILLIRAYLETQGNPRKKILIPDSAHGTNPATASIAGYQVENLKSCDKGMLDLAALEKQVTEDVAALMVTNPNTLGIFESDIQQAAEILHARGALLYMDGANMNALVGKARPGKNGVDVMHLNLHKTFSTPHGGGGPGSGPVACKKILEPFLPAPVVITKPDGTLGFDYDRPQSIGRVRAFYGNFGMHVRALAYILANGPDGLRQTTEDAVLNANYIRRKLEGVYELAFKTPTLHEVVFNDRLQQKNGVRTGDIAKRLIDYGFHSYTVSFPLIVPGALMIEPTESESKEELDLFVEAMRAIAEEAAQDPEIVLQAPHSTRVSRLDEVRAARNPLLRWRLETKAAAD; this is encoded by the coding sequence ATGAAAGACATCAACGCTCGGATCACCAAAGCCACCATGCACGTCACGCAGAACGAAGGCTTGATCATGGAGAAATCTTCTCCTGGAAAGAAGGCGTACAAGCTGCCGCCGCTCGATGTGCCGGAGGTAGATGCCGGGAAGCTGCTGGGAGCGGTGGAGCGACACGAACCAGCGGAACTGCCGGAAGTCAGCGAGATCGAGGTCATTCGGCACTTCACCCGGCTCTCCACGTGGAACTATGGCGTAGATACGGGAATGTATCCGCTGGGCTCCTGCACGATGAAGTACAACGCGCGCATTAACGAAGTGGTAGCAAGGCTCGATGGTCTGGCTAATGCGCACCCGTACCAGCCGGAGAGGATTTCTCAGGGAGCCTTGAAGATTCTCCGCCAGTTAAGCGATTGCTTACTGGAGATTACCGGCATGGATGCGATCACACTGCAGCCGGCGGCGGGTGCGCAGGGGGAGTTGACGGGAATTCTTCTGATACGCGCTTATCTGGAAACGCAGGGCAACCCGCGTAAGAAAATTTTGATTCCGGATTCGGCGCACGGCACCAATCCGGCCACAGCGTCGATCGCGGGCTATCAGGTGGAGAACCTGAAGTCGTGCGACAAGGGCATGCTCGACCTGGCAGCGCTGGAGAAGCAGGTCACCGAGGATGTGGCGGCGCTGATGGTGACCAATCCCAATACGCTGGGGATATTCGAATCGGATATCCAGCAGGCCGCAGAAATCCTGCATGCCCGGGGGGCGCTGCTGTATATGGATGGCGCGAACATGAATGCGCTGGTGGGCAAAGCGCGGCCGGGCAAGAACGGCGTGGATGTCATGCACCTAAATCTGCATAAGACATTCTCTACTCCGCACGGGGGCGGAGGACCGGGGTCGGGCCCGGTGGCTTGCAAGAAAATCCTGGAGCCGTTTTTACCGGCGCCGGTGGTGATTACCAAGCCGGACGGGACGCTGGGTTTCGACTACGACCGTCCACAGTCCATCGGCCGGGTTCGCGCCTTCTATGGGAACTTTGGGATGCATGTTCGCGCGCTAGCTTACATCCTAGCCAATGGTCCGGATGGGTTACGCCAGACGACAGAGGACGCGGTTCTGAATGCCAACTACATTCGCAGGAAGCTGGAGGGAGTCTACGAACTAGCTTTTAAGACCCCGACGCTGCACGAAGTGGTCTTCAACGATCGCCTGCAGCAGAAAAACGGGGTGAGGACTGGAGACATTGCCAAGCGGCTCATCGATTATGGGTTCCACTCCTATACCGTTTCTTTTCCGCTGATCGTTCCCGGGGCGCTGATGATTGAACCCACGGAGAGCGAGTCCAAAGAGGAACTGGATTTATTCGTTGAGGCGATGAGAGCCATCGCGGAAGAAGCTGCGCAGGATCCGGAGATCGTGTTGCAGGCGCCACATAGTACGAGAGTCTCCCGCCTTGACGAGGTGAGGGCAGCGCGCAATCCGCTATTGCGCTGGAGGCTGGAGACGAAGGCTGCTGCGGACTAG
- the gcvPA gene encoding aminomethyl-transferring glycine dehydrogenase subunit GcvPA, which produces MRYLPKSPSDRQEMLREIGAKSIDDLFAPIPVSARVKGDLNLPRQMAECEILSTFQQRAAENAQGYRSFLGAGAYHHYRPVVIDSLISRGEFFTAYTPYQAEIAQGTLQSIFEFQSMICELTGMEVANASMYDASTATTEAVLMAERVTGRKAVVVARSVHPEYREVLATYAKNQDTPIAAVSYGDHGRIDLTTLEKTVNDQTSCVLIQSPNFFGTIEDVAAVAGIAHKRGALLVVAIAEAVSLGIVKPPVEADIVAMEAQSFGVPLGYGGPYAGVIATREKFVRQMPGRLVGQTVDKQGRRGFVLTLSTREQHIRREKATSNICTNQALIALITTIFMTVYGREGMRDLAKQNLAKAAYAAGEFGKKGKVLFSGSPRFNEFVVQTKEDPYVINNQLLEKRIIGGFPLKKFYPELGNAALWCCTELTTRGDIDAVVKEVA; this is translated from the coding sequence ATGCGCTATCTTCCGAAGTCACCAAGCGACCGCCAAGAAATGTTGCGGGAAATTGGAGCGAAATCGATTGACGATCTGTTTGCTCCGATTCCCGTCAGCGCCCGCGTCAAGGGCGACCTCAACCTGCCCCGCCAGATGGCAGAATGCGAAATCCTTTCCACATTCCAGCAGCGAGCGGCGGAAAATGCTCAAGGATATAGGAGCTTTCTCGGCGCCGGAGCTTACCACCACTACCGGCCGGTAGTGATCGACTCGCTGATCTCGCGTGGCGAATTCTTCACCGCCTACACGCCATATCAGGCCGAGATCGCACAGGGCACGCTGCAATCCATTTTTGAATTCCAGTCGATGATCTGCGAGCTCACTGGCATGGAAGTCGCCAACGCTTCCATGTATGACGCTTCGACTGCGACAACTGAAGCGGTGTTGATGGCGGAGCGGGTTACTGGCCGAAAAGCGGTGGTGGTGGCGCGCAGCGTCCATCCTGAGTATCGGGAAGTATTGGCAACTTACGCTAAGAACCAGGACACGCCAATTGCGGCCGTGAGTTACGGGGACCACGGCCGCATTGATTTGACTACACTCGAGAAGACAGTCAACGACCAAACCAGCTGCGTACTGATTCAATCACCGAATTTTTTCGGGACCATCGAGGACGTGGCTGCAGTAGCCGGAATCGCGCACAAACGCGGGGCGCTGCTGGTGGTGGCGATCGCGGAGGCGGTCTCTCTGGGGATTGTGAAGCCGCCTGTGGAGGCTGACATCGTGGCGATGGAAGCCCAGTCCTTTGGCGTGCCGCTGGGGTATGGCGGACCGTATGCGGGAGTGATTGCCACCAGAGAAAAATTTGTCCGCCAAATGCCGGGCCGTTTGGTGGGCCAGACGGTTGACAAGCAGGGCCGGCGTGGATTCGTGCTGACGCTCTCGACGCGTGAGCAGCACATCCGCCGGGAGAAGGCGACGTCGAACATCTGCACCAACCAGGCGCTGATTGCGCTGATAACGACCATCTTCATGACGGTCTATGGGCGCGAGGGCATGCGTGACCTGGCCAAGCAAAATCTGGCGAAAGCTGCATACGCGGCGGGCGAATTTGGGAAGAAGGGAAAGGTCCTGTTCTCAGGATCGCCCCGCTTTAACGAATTTGTGGTTCAGACCAAGGAAGACCCTTACGTGATCAACAATCAGCTGCTGGAAAAGAGAATCATTGGAGGATTCCCGCTGAAGAAGTTCTATCCCGAGCTGGGGAATGCGGCATTGTGGTGTTGCACGGAGCTGACGACGCGTGGCGACATCGATGCAGTGGTGAAGGAAGTGGCCTAA